A stretch of Lactiplantibacillus brownii DNA encodes these proteins:
- a CDS encoding biotin--[acetyl-CoA-carboxylase] ligase, whose protein sequence is MATQTEVLRQLIKMAPDYCSGDDLAHEFGISRTAIWKTIQGLQSSGYTIESRHGRGYRYVANNQLSAPVIQAGLPSGVVPQLVVLPTVDSTNAYLKRLASQAPLPQPTVVVADTQTAGYGRSGRSFYSPESTGLYLSIGLPMPAKESFDPGLLTTSTAVAVAKTLTKLFEVQVELKWVNDVLVNHHKVVGILSEAVADLEAGQISTIVVGIGINLTTNDFPGAIATKAGAVTQQTTVTRNQVVSTLLAEFFKRYQTYTTGDFMADYRRLSMVINQQVELKRGSKKLTGIVKDIDSTGALVVQLPSGQIQRLSSGEITKVNLLTGAYHG, encoded by the coding sequence ATGGCAACACAGACCGAAGTTTTACGGCAATTGATTAAAATGGCACCAGATTATTGTTCTGGTGATGACTTAGCCCATGAATTTGGGATTAGTCGGACCGCGATTTGGAAAACGATTCAGGGGCTTCAAAGTTCCGGGTATACGATTGAAAGTCGGCATGGGCGTGGTTATCGCTATGTCGCCAATAATCAACTCAGTGCACCAGTGATTCAAGCAGGCCTCCCAAGTGGGGTCGTGCCCCAATTAGTCGTATTGCCAACGGTGGATTCGACGAATGCCTATTTGAAACGGCTCGCCAGTCAAGCACCGTTACCACAACCGACCGTGGTCGTAGCGGATACACAAACGGCGGGGTATGGCCGTTCTGGTCGGTCCTTTTATTCACCGGAATCAACTGGGCTATATTTGAGTATTGGGTTACCGATGCCAGCAAAAGAGTCTTTTGATCCGGGTTTGTTAACGACGAGTACGGCGGTTGCCGTCGCTAAGACGTTAACCAAATTATTCGAAGTTCAAGTCGAACTGAAATGGGTCAACGATGTGTTGGTCAATCATCATAAAGTCGTGGGAATTTTGTCAGAGGCCGTTGCTGATCTTGAAGCCGGTCAGATTTCAACCATCGTTGTTGGCATTGGCATTAACCTCACAACCAATGATTTTCCAGGGGCAATTGCGACTAAAGCCGGTGCCGTAACGCAGCAAACGACCGTGACACGGAATCAGGTGGTTAGCACCTTGCTTGCTGAATTTTTCAAGCGGTACCAAACTTATACGACCGGTGATTTCATGGCCGACTATCGCCGACTATCCATGGTTATCAATCAACAAGTGGAATTAAAGCGTGGTTCTAAAAAGTTGACCGGAATTGTGAAAGACATTGATTCAACTGGGGCTTTGGTTGTACAATTGCCGTCGGGTCAGATCCAACGACTGAGTTCTGGCGAAATCACTAAAGTCAATCTATTAACGGGGGCCTATCATGGTTAA